From Nonlabens sp. Ci31, the proteins below share one genomic window:
- the mazG gene encoding nucleoside triphosphate pyrophosphohydrolase: MNNRKEQLAAIDRLLTIMEELRERCPWDKKQTLESLRHLTIEETYELGDAILDKDMEEIPKELGDLLLHIVFYAQIGSETNHFDMASVANGICDKLISRHPHIYGDVKVKDEEEVKANWEALKLKEGKTSVLEGVPKSLPALVKSQRIQDKVAGIGFDWERPEQVKEKLEEELAELQVEVEAGDHDKMEAEFGDVLFSLVNYGKHLGVNPEDALERTNKKFIKRFQYLEVKAKEIGKELRDMTLAEMDVYWEEAKKV; this comes from the coding sequence ATGAATAATAGAAAAGAACAGCTTGCCGCTATAGATCGATTATTAACCATTATGGAGGAGTTGCGGGAGCGATGTCCATGGGATAAAAAGCAAACGCTGGAGTCCTTGCGTCACCTTACCATTGAGGAAACTTATGAGCTGGGCGATGCGATTCTTGATAAGGATATGGAAGAGATTCCTAAGGAGCTAGGCGATTTGTTATTACACATTGTTTTTTATGCCCAAATAGGCTCAGAGACCAATCACTTCGATATGGCAAGCGTAGCAAATGGTATTTGTGACAAGCTCATCTCGCGGCACCCACATATTTATGGTGATGTAAAAGTGAAGGATGAAGAAGAGGTAAAGGCCAACTGGGAAGCGCTGAAGCTGAAGGAAGGGAAAACCAGCGTACTGGAAGGCGTGCCTAAATCCTTGCCAGCCTTAGTCAAAAGCCAGCGCATCCAAGACAAAGTCGCCGGGATAGGCTTTGACTGGGAAAGGCCAGAACAGGTTAAAGAAAAACTAGAGGAAGAGCTGGCTGAGTTGCAGGTAGAAGTAGAAGCGGGTGATCATGATAAAATGGAGGCCGAATTTGGTGATGTGTTGTTTTCCTTGGTGAATTACGGTAAACATTTAGGGGTGAACCCAGAAGATGCCTTAGAACGCACCAATAAAAAGTTTATCAAACGCTTTCAATATTTAGAAGTTAAAGCCAAAGAAATAGGCAAGGAGTTGCGTGATATGACGCTGGCAGAGATGGATGTGTACTGGGAAGAGGCTAAGAAGGTGTAA
- a CDS encoding thioredoxin family protein translates to MRILFIITFSLLLTTDSYAQEYVTDATMEDTVMAQDDQIKILYFTAPWCGPCKYMAPVIKSISEDKTIDVTIYKMNTDDNISDDILKVNSIPTYFFIKNGRKIGQSSSVMSRDKMVGLIKKHDAMEVKGDLLPYRGKASKYQIAAGDHENLTKKNLEQLWHSAQELNELSWNIYKNLTAQKDLACALNLVNRSIELEENNYNLQTKAHVLHKMKEPKKALQTAQKAKNLAARSGTSTAIIEELIKKIEAE, encoded by the coding sequence ATGCGAATTCTATTTATAATTACTTTTTCACTTTTATTAACGACAGATTCCTACGCACAAGAATATGTAACCGATGCGACTATGGAAGATACAGTTATGGCTCAAGATGACCAGATCAAAATCCTTTATTTTACAGCACCTTGGTGCGGCCCTTGTAAATATATGGCACCGGTCATCAAATCCATTTCAGAAGATAAAACTATAGATGTGACCATCTATAAAATGAATACAGACGACAATATCTCAGACGATATTCTTAAAGTCAATTCCATTCCTACTTACTTTTTTATAAAAAACGGCCGTAAAATAGGACAAAGCAGCAGTGTCATGAGTCGCGATAAAATGGTAGGATTGATAAAAAAACACGATGCCATGGAAGTAAAAGGAGATCTTCTACCCTACCGAGGAAAGGCTTCTAAGTATCAAATCGCAGCAGGTGACCATGAAAATCTAACTAAAAAAAACTTAGAGCAATTGTGGCACAGCGCACAAGAACTAAATGAATTGAGCTGGAACATTTATAAAAATTTGACCGCTCAAAAAGACCTCGCATGCGCCCTAAACCTTGTCAACCGCTCTATTGAGTTGGAAGAAAACAATTATAACCTTCAGACTAAAGCACATGTACTTCACAAAATGAAAGAGCCTAAAAAGGCCTTACAAACAGCTCAAAAGGCAAAAAATCTAGCGGCTCGTAGCGGCACCTCCACAGCTATTATAGAAGAGTTAATTAAAAAGATAGAGGCCGAATAA
- a CDS encoding O-methyltransferase produces the protein MFHFIFAYFSHLIKSFHLHGIHSPFVFQLEKKCLRDASPYADYLKLSRFRESLHNNKSSLHIEDHGAGSRVFKSNDRKVTDILQHNCSTEKDTQLLYRWCSYFEVNTVLELGTSLGIATHAMATARPHAQITTVEGSPEVYEFAKKALEKEDLKQVNFVNATFQDFFKEQKTPAPIYDLIYIDGHHNGDATCFYFESILHQVHNDTVVIFDDIYWSADMTRAWNQICHHPQVTASVDCFDFGLIFFRKEQMQEQFYVKL, from the coding sequence TTGTTTCACTTTATATTTGCTTACTTTTCTCACCTCATCAAGTCATTTCACTTGCATGGCATTCACTCGCCTTTTGTTTTCCAATTGGAAAAAAAGTGCCTTAGGGATGCCAGTCCTTATGCAGATTATTTAAAATTGTCTCGCTTTCGCGAAAGCTTACATAACAACAAAAGCAGCTTACACATAGAAGATCACGGTGCAGGAAGTAGGGTTTTTAAATCTAATGACAGAAAGGTAACCGACATTCTCCAGCACAATTGCAGTACAGAAAAAGACACGCAATTGCTTTACCGATGGTGTAGTTATTTTGAAGTAAATACAGTTCTGGAATTAGGCACCTCTTTAGGAATAGCGACTCATGCCATGGCAACCGCAAGACCGCATGCACAAATTACAACGGTAGAAGGAAGTCCTGAGGTTTATGAATTTGCAAAAAAAGCCCTTGAGAAAGAAGACCTGAAACAGGTGAACTTTGTGAATGCTACCTTTCAAGATTTCTTTAAAGAGCAAAAGACCCCTGCTCCTATTTACGACTTGATTTATATCGATGGACATCACAATGGCGACGCTACCTGTTTTTACTTCGAGAGCATTTTGCATCAGGTACATAATGATACCGTCGTGATCTTTGATGATATTTACTGGTCTGCCGACATGACTCGTGCGTGGAATCAAATTTGCCATCATCCTCAGGTGACGGCAAGCGTGGACTGTTTTGATTTTGGACTGATTTTCTTTAGAAAAGAACAGATGCAGGAGCAATTTTATGTGAAGTTGTAA
- a CDS encoding ABC transporter ATP-binding protein, with product MSENVIEVRNIIRDFKLGQEIVHVLKGIDLEIKKGDYIAFMGPSGSGKSTLMNLLGCLDTPTAGSYKLNGTDVSSLSDDQLADIRNTEIGFVFQTFNLLPRTTALDNVALPMIYAGMSKKDRVARAKEVLTSVGLADRMDHQPSQLSGGQRQRVAVGRALVNNPSIILADEPTGNLDSKTGIEIMALFDKIHEDGNTVILVTHEEEVAEHAHRIIRLRDGVIESDIRNQPWKS from the coding sequence ATGAGTGAAAATGTTATCGAAGTACGCAATATTATTCGCGATTTTAAGCTAGGTCAAGAAATCGTTCACGTTCTTAAGGGAATCGATTTAGAAATCAAAAAAGGAGATTACATAGCATTTATGGGACCATCTGGTTCTGGTAAATCTACTTTGATGAATTTATTAGGCTGTCTGGACACCCCTACTGCTGGTAGTTACAAACTGAATGGTACTGATGTTTCTAGCCTGAGCGATGATCAACTGGCCGATATTAGAAATACAGAAATAGGTTTCGTCTTCCAGACTTTTAACCTCTTACCGAGAACCACAGCATTAGATAATGTCGCCTTACCTATGATTTATGCAGGAATGTCTAAAAAAGACCGAGTAGCTAGAGCCAAAGAAGTCCTTACTAGTGTAGGACTGGCCGACCGTATGGATCACCAACCCAGCCAACTTTCTGGTGGACAGCGCCAGCGGGTAGCCGTAGGAAGAGCATTAGTGAACAATCCATCTATTATTCTAGCCGATGAACCTACAGGAAATTTAGACTCCAAAACCGGTATAGAAATTATGGCTCTTTTTGATAAAATCCATGAAGACGGTAATACGGTTATATTAGTGACTCACGAAGAAGAAGTTGCAGAGCATGCGCATCGAATTATTAGACTGCGTGATGGTGTTATAGAAAGTGACATAAGAAATCAGCCATGGAAATCTTAA
- a CDS encoding alpha/beta hydrolase produces the protein MKFLKRFLKLLCILAIAGYLSICGLIYFYQENLLFFPEKLEEGYQFDFQHDFEERNIVTGSGHIINTLLFRKENSKGVIFYLHGNGGSLRTAGDVSQHFLPLGYDVFLIDYPGYGKSSSVITDQEELFQDIQDVYNDLKKVYSEERIVVLGYSIGTGLAAKLASNNSPDKLVLHAPYYSMTDMMRRNYSLIPTFILRYDLATNVYLKNCKMPVYLFHGVDDSLIPVESSELLSTEFDLPLFRLTAQGHNNIAGNAEALRQLNEVLN, from the coding sequence ATGAAATTTTTAAAGAGATTTTTAAAACTACTTTGTATACTAGCAATAGCAGGCTACCTATCGATTTGTGGCCTGATATACTTTTATCAGGAAAACCTGCTTTTCTTTCCTGAGAAATTAGAAGAAGGATATCAGTTTGATTTTCAACATGATTTTGAAGAAAGGAATATTGTTACCGGCTCTGGTCATATTATTAATACACTGCTATTTAGAAAAGAGAATTCAAAAGGAGTTATCTTTTATTTACATGGAAATGGTGGTAGCTTAAGAACAGCCGGGGATGTTTCCCAGCATTTCTTGCCTTTGGGCTACGATGTATTTCTAATTGATTATCCTGGTTATGGGAAGAGTTCTTCAGTGATTACAGATCAAGAAGAGCTTTTTCAAGATATTCAAGATGTTTACAACGATCTTAAAAAAGTATATTCGGAAGAAAGAATAGTGGTTTTAGGTTATTCTATAGGTACAGGTCTTGCGGCAAAACTTGCCTCTAATAACAGTCCTGATAAATTGGTTTTACACGCCCCGTATTATAGCATGACCGATATGATGCGGCGTAATTATTCATTGATTCCGACATTCATATTAAGATACGACCTGGCAACAAATGTCTATTTAAAAAACTGCAAGATGCCGGTATACCTTTTTCATGGGGTAGATGATAGTTTAATTCCTGTAGAATCTTCAGAGCTATTGAGTACGGAGTTTGATCTTCCTTTATTTAGGTTAACAGCTCAAGGACATAATAATATAGCTGGTAATGCTGAGGCGCTGAGGCAATTAAATGAGGTTTTGAATTAG
- a CDS encoding acyl-CoA carboxylase subunit beta, with protein MDLDFNKNEDHNKMLLSDLRRKFAQVALGGGKKRVEKLHEKGKMTARERIDYLVDKPEDCIEIAAFAGDGMYEEHGGCPSGGVVVKIGYVQGRQVIVVANDATVKAGAWFPITGKKNLRAQEISIENRLPIIYLVDSAGVYLPLQDEIFPDKEHFGRIFRNNAVMSSMGITQIAAVMGSCVAGGAYLPIMSDEALIVDKTGSIFLAGSYLVKAAIGETIDNETLGGATTHCEISGVTDYKAKDDKDALDKIKKIFDKIGASDTAGFNRVDTKKPELDPEGLFGALPRARNAQYDMMELINRMVDAGSFEAYKDGYGQTLITGYARMDGWAVGIVANQRKIVKTKKGEMQFGGVIYSDSADKATRFIANCNQKKIPLVFLQDVTGFMVGSKSEHGGIIKDGAKMVNAVSNSVVPKFTVIIGNSYGAGNYAMCGKAYDPRLIVAWPTAELAVMSGNSAAKVLMQIEKASLEKAGKKLTEEEEKALFAKTKDRYDKQVSPYYAASRIWTDAIIDPRDTRKWISMGIEAANHAPITKDFNLGIIQT; from the coding sequence ATGGATTTAGACTTCAATAAAAACGAAGATCACAATAAAATGCTGCTTTCTGACCTGAGAAGAAAGTTTGCGCAAGTTGCCTTAGGAGGCGGAAAAAAACGCGTGGAGAAACTACATGAAAAAGGCAAAATGACTGCCCGTGAACGCATTGATTACCTCGTTGATAAGCCTGAAGATTGTATAGAAATTGCTGCTTTTGCAGGTGACGGAATGTATGAAGAACACGGTGGTTGCCCGAGCGGTGGTGTTGTGGTGAAAATAGGATATGTTCAAGGTAGACAAGTTATTGTTGTTGCAAATGATGCGACCGTAAAAGCGGGTGCCTGGTTTCCTATTACAGGAAAGAAAAACCTACGCGCTCAAGAAATCTCTATAGAAAACAGACTGCCGATTATTTATCTTGTAGATAGTGCAGGAGTTTATTTGCCTTTGCAGGATGAGATATTTCCAGATAAAGAACACTTCGGCCGTATTTTTAGAAATAATGCGGTAATGAGTAGTATGGGAATTACTCAAATAGCTGCGGTTATGGGTAGTTGTGTAGCCGGTGGCGCTTACCTCCCTATCATGAGTGATGAAGCATTGATCGTTGATAAGACAGGAAGTATTTTCTTAGCGGGTTCTTACTTAGTCAAAGCAGCTATAGGAGAAACAATTGATAATGAAACCTTAGGTGGTGCCACAACGCATTGCGAGATCAGCGGGGTAACTGATTACAAAGCAAAAGACGATAAAGACGCACTTGATAAGATCAAAAAGATTTTTGATAAAATAGGTGCTAGTGATACCGCTGGTTTTAATAGAGTAGATACTAAGAAGCCCGAACTAGATCCAGAAGGCTTATTTGGCGCGCTTCCTAGAGCGCGCAATGCACAATACGACATGATGGAACTCATTAATCGCATGGTAGATGCAGGTTCTTTTGAGGCTTATAAAGATGGTTATGGACAGACCTTAATTACGGGTTATGCTCGTATGGATGGTTGGGCTGTTGGTATAGTAGCTAATCAAAGAAAAATCGTCAAAACAAAGAAAGGCGAAATGCAATTTGGGGGTGTGATTTATAGCGATAGTGCCGATAAAGCAACGAGATTTATAGCTAATTGTAATCAAAAGAAAATTCCTTTAGTCTTTTTACAAGATGTTACAGGTTTTATGGTGGGTTCTAAATCAGAACATGGCGGTATTATCAAAGATGGAGCAAAGATGGTAAATGCTGTTTCTAACTCAGTCGTTCCCAAGTTTACGGTTATTATAGGGAATAGCTATGGGGCAGGAAATTATGCGATGTGCGGTAAAGCATATGATCCACGATTAATAGTTGCATGGCCTACGGCAGAGCTTGCTGTAATGAGTGGTAATAGTGCGGCAAAAGTATTGATGCAAATAGAAAAAGCATCCCTAGAAAAAGCGGGTAAAAAACTAACGGAAGAAGAAGAGAAAGCATTGTTTGCCAAAACAAAAGACCGTTATGATAAACAAGTCTCTCCTTATTACGCAGCTTCTAGAATCTGGACCGATGCGATCATCGATCCTAGAGATACAAGAAAATGGATTTCTATGGGAATAGAAGCGGCAAATCACGCTCCTATTACCAAGGATTTTAATCTTGGTATCATACAGACATAA
- a CDS encoding retropepsin-like aspartic protease → MKKIPCLIFILFLVSCSGLSKIFNNGTLTNIDYKEIIPFNYDYNYAIVEVEINSIKYNFLVDTGAPTVISNAIYEDLKIEAIDYIAIEDSQGQINSQKVVVVPEIKIGNLTYHNTGGVVADLRNVFEFDCMGIDGIIGSNQMAKSYWKFDYQNREITITDQLAHYDLTTYTDTLSFIVSASKTPYLRGHVNGLETLFVYDTGFGGHIDIDRELAEFKEADGFTNYGNSGIGLYGVIDSTTIRTIKTDSLRIGSIEMGAQVVDLDFGNLIGNKFMNKHDVVMDWTSQKIYLKKLKEFEKTQQNSFGFKFRIKENKALVTGLIEEFAIDLQLGDVLLSINDFEFKNITDSNACEKWNAINYKDVENLKIVYLRDGIELTTTLKIRELIK, encoded by the coding sequence ATGAAAAAAATACCTTGCCTCATTTTTATTCTATTCCTTGTAAGTTGCTCTGGATTATCTAAAATTTTTAATAACGGAACCCTAACCAACATTGATTATAAAGAAATCATACCTTTTAATTATGATTATAACTATGCGATTGTTGAAGTAGAGATTAATTCTATAAAATATAACTTTCTAGTGGATACCGGAGCGCCTACTGTTATTTCCAATGCTATTTATGAAGACTTAAAAATAGAAGCGATAGATTATATTGCTATTGAAGATTCTCAAGGACAAATTAATAGTCAAAAAGTAGTAGTCGTTCCAGAAATAAAAATAGGGAACCTGACGTATCATAACACAGGTGGTGTTGTAGCCGATTTGAGGAATGTTTTTGAGTTTGATTGCATGGGAATAGATGGTATCATAGGTTCTAATCAAATGGCAAAATCCTATTGGAAATTTGATTATCAAAATCGTGAAATTACCATAACCGACCAACTTGCTCATTATGACTTAACCACCTATACGGATACACTTTCATTTATAGTGTCTGCTAGTAAAACACCGTATTTGCGAGGTCATGTAAATGGATTAGAGACTCTATTTGTTTATGATACAGGTTTTGGCGGTCATATAGACATTGATAGAGAACTAGCCGAATTTAAAGAAGCAGATGGATTTACGAATTATGGCAATTCTGGTATAGGTCTTTATGGAGTTATAGATTCTACAACCATAAGAACTATAAAAACAGATAGTTTGAGAATAGGCTCTATTGAAATGGGCGCGCAAGTGGTGGATTTAGATTTTGGTAACCTGATAGGAAACAAATTCATGAATAAACACGACGTAGTTATGGACTGGACGTCTCAGAAAATCTACCTCAAAAAACTAAAAGAATTTGAAAAAACACAGCAAAACTCTTTTGGCTTTAAATTTAGAATTAAAGAGAATAAAGCGCTAGTAACTGGATTGATAGAAGAGTTTGCTATTGACCTACAGTTAGGTGATGTCCTCTTATCTATAAATGATTTTGAGTTTAAAAATATAACCGATAGCAATGCTTGTGAGAAATGGAATGCTATTAATTATAAAGATGTAGAAAATTTGAAGATTGTCTATTTACGAGATGGCATTGAATTGACAACTACTTTAAAAATACGAGAACTTATAAAATAA
- a CDS encoding SulP family inorganic anion transporter, with protein sequence MRKIFNNFTKNPKDDILAGITVSLAMIPEVVAFAFVAGIDPLVALSGAFIIGLITALFGGRPGLISGAAGAVAVIFVDLIIKGHERGMLMETPVENMGFYYLFGAVILMGLIQILAGVFKIGKFVRLIPHPVMMGFVNGLAIVIFIAQVKMFTHKKLEVGADGVDKYISTYMQGTELWIMIGLVALTMAIIWLLPKLTKKIPAALTAILVTTTVVVFGGMDASTVGSYIIEGGGTGLKGEIPTPNMELWENLPIGYDTFLFILPYAFLAAAVGLIESLMTMNLVDELTETRGSGNRECVAQGAGNIISGLFGGTGGCGMIGQTVININAGGRGRLSGVMMSVTLLTFLLFTDKLIEQVPIAALIGVMFMMVIETFAWSSFRILGKIPKSDAVVLVIVSVVTVVFDLAIAVFVGVIISALVFAWESAKRIRARKSIKEDGTKVYEIWGPLFFGSVTDFNKKFDPKNDPDKIEIDFIESRVQDHSGIEALRGVANKYLDLGKEIKLTHLSPECKELLMRHNPEFDTIIETSIEDPRYHIATDLLDAEV encoded by the coding sequence ATGCGCAAGATCTTCAATAATTTCACTAAAAATCCGAAGGACGATATTCTAGCGGGAATTACTGTTTCTCTAGCGATGATTCCAGAGGTGGTTGCCTTTGCATTTGTGGCGGGAATAGATCCATTAGTAGCGCTTTCTGGTGCCTTTATTATTGGTTTGATTACAGCACTTTTCGGAGGTAGACCTGGATTGATTTCTGGAGCTGCTGGAGCAGTGGCTGTTATTTTTGTGGATTTGATTATCAAAGGTCATGAGAGAGGAATGTTGATGGAAACGCCAGTGGAGAATATGGGTTTTTATTACCTCTTCGGTGCTGTGATTCTTATGGGACTGATTCAGATTTTGGCAGGTGTTTTTAAAATCGGGAAATTTGTTCGATTGATTCCGCATCCGGTGATGATGGGATTTGTAAACGGTTTGGCGATTGTAATTTTTATCGCACAAGTAAAAATGTTTACGCATAAAAAACTAGAAGTAGGAGCAGATGGTGTGGATAAATACATTTCCACTTATATGCAGGGAACAGAGTTGTGGATCATGATAGGTCTGGTTGCTTTAACTATGGCGATTATATGGTTATTACCTAAATTGACTAAAAAAATTCCAGCGGCACTTACGGCAATATTGGTCACAACGACGGTAGTTGTTTTTGGCGGTATGGATGCAAGTACGGTAGGATCCTATATCATAGAAGGTGGTGGAACTGGATTGAAAGGGGAGATTCCAACGCCTAATATGGAGCTTTGGGAGAATTTACCTATAGGTTATGATACCTTTTTATTTATTTTGCCCTATGCATTTCTTGCAGCTGCTGTAGGTCTTATTGAATCTTTAATGACCATGAATCTAGTAGATGAATTAACAGAAACTAGGGGTAGCGGTAACCGAGAATGTGTCGCTCAAGGAGCAGGAAATATCATTAGTGGACTCTTTGGTGGTACAGGTGGGTGTGGTATGATAGGTCAGACCGTAATTAATATCAATGCTGGTGGACGAGGTCGTTTATCTGGTGTAATGATGTCGGTGACCTTATTAACCTTTCTATTGTTTACAGATAAACTTATCGAGCAAGTGCCTATCGCTGCTTTGATAGGAGTGATGTTTATGATGGTTATTGAGACCTTTGCCTGGTCTAGTTTTAGGATTTTGGGTAAAATACCTAAATCTGACGCGGTTGTTTTAGTGATTGTATCTGTAGTGACAGTCGTTTTTGATCTTGCTATAGCTGTATTTGTAGGAGTTATTATTTCTGCATTAGTATTTGCTTGGGAAAGTGCCAAACGCATTAGAGCTCGCAAAAGCATTAAAGAAGATGGAACTAAAGTCTACGAGATTTGGGGACCGTTATTCTTTGGTTCGGTAACTGATTTTAATAAGAAATTTGACCCTAAAAACGATCCTGATAAAATAGAAATAGACTTTATAGAATCACGTGTACAAGATCATTCTGGTATTGAGGCTCTAAGAGGTGTAGCAAATAAATATCTGGATCTAGGGAAAGAAATAAAACTCACGCATTTAAGCCCAGAATGTAAAGAATTGTTGATGCGTCACAATCCAGAATTTGACACGATTATTGAAACTAGTATTGAAGATCCACGGTATCATATTGCAACTGATTTACTAGACGCAGAGGTATAA
- a CDS encoding single-stranded DNA-binding protein encodes MSNLSNRVQLIGHLGQDPEIVNLNDDKKLVKFSLATSDRYTNKLGEKVTDTQWHRIVAFNATANIISEYVKKGNKIAVEGKLVTRQWEDKEGEKQYTTEVVCDQVLMLDTKV; translated from the coding sequence ATGAGCAATCTAAGCAACAGAGTACAGTTAATCGGACACCTTGGACAGGATCCAGAAATCGTAAATTTAAACGACGACAAGAAACTAGTGAAGTTCTCACTTGCCACCTCAGACCGTTATACCAACAAGTTAGGTGAGAAAGTAACAGACACACAATGGCATCGTATTGTAGCCTTTAATGCTACGGCAAACATTATTTCTGAATATGTGAAGAAAGGAAATAAAATAGCAGTAGAAGGAAAACTAGTCACCAGACAATGGGAAGACAAAGAGGGTGAGAAACAATACACCACAGAAGTTGTTTGTGATCAAGTACTGATGCTAGACACTAAGGTTTAA